A single region of the Solwaraspora sp. WMMD406 genome encodes:
- the rapZ gene encoding RNase adapter RapZ, producing MHDGGPSVVSGEPTEARLVVVTGVSGGGRSTVARALENVGFYVVDNLPQALMLDMAELAMRAGGAARHTAMVLDVRSRAFSTDLAGAIRALKDRGYQPRVVFVDAAADVLIRRFESVRRSHPLQGDGRLADGIAAERELLAEAREQADVIIDTSHLNENQLRRRVEELFGGEDARRLRVTVLSFGFKYGLPPDADFVIDARFLPNPYWVPELREYTGREASVSGYVLSQAGADDFVRGYAELINATTTGFEREGKRYLTVAVGCTGGKHRSVAIAEELAVRLRQARLSVNAQHRDLGRE from the coding sequence ATGCACGACGGCGGACCCTCCGTCGTGTCCGGTGAACCGACCGAGGCCCGCCTCGTCGTGGTCACCGGCGTGTCCGGCGGGGGCCGCAGCACCGTCGCCAGGGCGCTGGAGAACGTCGGCTTCTACGTGGTCGACAACCTGCCGCAGGCGTTGATGCTGGACATGGCCGAGTTGGCGATGCGGGCCGGCGGGGCCGCCCGGCACACCGCCATGGTGCTCGACGTCCGCAGCCGGGCGTTCTCCACCGACCTGGCCGGGGCGATCCGGGCCTTGAAGGACCGTGGCTACCAGCCCCGGGTCGTCTTCGTCGACGCCGCCGCCGACGTGCTGATCCGCCGGTTCGAAAGCGTACGGCGCTCGCATCCGTTGCAGGGCGACGGACGCCTGGCCGACGGGATCGCGGCCGAACGTGAACTGCTGGCCGAGGCCCGCGAACAGGCCGACGTGATCATCGACACCAGCCACCTCAACGAGAACCAGCTCCGTCGCCGGGTCGAGGAGCTGTTCGGCGGGGAGGACGCCCGGCGGCTGCGGGTCACCGTGTTGTCCTTCGGCTTCAAGTACGGCCTCCCACCGGACGCCGACTTCGTGATCGACGCCCGGTTCCTACCCAACCCGTACTGGGTGCCCGAACTGCGGGAATACACCGGCCGGGAGGCGTCGGTCAGCGGCTACGTCCTCAGCCAGGCCGGGGCGGACGACTTCGTCCGCGGCTACGCCGAGCTGATCAACGCCACCACCACCGGCTTCGAACGGGAAGGCAAGCGCTACCTGACCGTGGCGGTCGGTTGCACCGGCGGCAAGCACCGCAGCGTGGCGATCGCCGAGGAACTCGCGGTCCGCCTGCGCCAGGCCCGGCTGTCGGTCAACGCCCAGCACCGCGACCTGGGGCGCGAGTGA
- the whiA gene encoding DNA-binding protein WhiA — MAMTAAVKDELSRVDVPKPCCRRAEMAALLRFSGGLHIVAGRVVVEAELDTNSVARRLRREVADVYGYPSEIHVLSPSGLRKGSHYIIRVVSDGEALARQTGLLDVRGRPVRGLPPHLVSASVCCAVSAWRGAFMSHGSLTEPGRSSALEITCPGPESALALVGSARRIGITAKAREVRGVDRVVVKDGDAIAALLTRIGAHASVLAWEERRVRREVRATANRLANFDDANLRRSARAAVAAAARVTRALEILADDAPRHLTSAGRLRLEHRQASLEELGALADPPLTKDAIAGRIRRLLALADKRARDLGIPDTEDAVTAEMLVG, encoded by the coding sequence ATGGCGATGACCGCTGCCGTCAAGGACGAGCTCAGCCGGGTCGACGTACCCAAGCCGTGCTGCCGGCGCGCCGAGATGGCGGCGCTGCTGCGGTTCTCCGGCGGGCTGCACATCGTCGCCGGCCGGGTCGTCGTCGAGGCCGAACTCGACACCAACTCGGTGGCCCGCCGGCTGCGTCGGGAAGTGGCCGACGTCTACGGCTATCCGAGCGAGATCCACGTACTCAGCCCCAGTGGTCTGCGGAAAGGGAGCCACTACATCATCCGGGTGGTGTCCGACGGTGAGGCGTTGGCGCGCCAGACCGGGCTGCTCGACGTACGCGGCCGTCCGGTGCGGGGGCTGCCGCCGCACCTGGTGTCGGCCAGCGTGTGCTGCGCGGTGTCCGCCTGGCGGGGGGCGTTCATGTCGCACGGATCACTGACCGAACCGGGGCGCTCCAGTGCGTTGGAGATCACCTGTCCCGGGCCGGAGTCGGCGTTGGCTCTGGTCGGCTCGGCCCGCCGGATCGGCATCACCGCCAAGGCGCGGGAGGTGCGCGGGGTGGACCGGGTCGTGGTCAAGGACGGCGACGCGATCGCCGCGCTGCTCACCCGGATCGGCGCGCACGCCAGCGTGCTGGCCTGGGAGGAGCGGCGGGTACGCCGGGAGGTGCGGGCGACGGCCAACCGGTTGGCCAACTTCGACGACGCCAACCTGCGCAGGTCGGCGCGGGCGGCGGTGGCCGCCGCGGCCCGGGTGACCCGGGCGTTGGAGATCCTCGCCGACGACGCGCCCCGGCACCTGACCTCGGCCGGCCGGCTGCGGCTGGAGCACCGGCAGGCGTCCCTGGAGGAACTGGGCGCGTTGGCCGATCCGCCGCTGACCAAGGACGCGATCGCCGGGCGGATCCGGCGGCTGCTGGCGCTGGCCGACAAGCGGGCCCGCGATCTCGGCATTCCGGACACCGAGGACGCGGTGACGGCGGAGATGCTCGTCGGGTGA
- the gap gene encoding type I glyceraldehyde-3-phosphate dehydrogenase, translating to MTIRVGINGFGRIGRNFTRAVLASGADIQIVAFNDLGDTATTAHLLKYDSILGRLPQEVKASGDEITVGGHTIKALAERDPAKLPWGDLGADVVIESTGFFTDATKAKAHVDGGAKKVIISAPAKNEDFTVVLGVNDDKYDPANHTIISNASCTTNCLAPMAKVLQDTFGIERGLMTTIHAYTQDQNLQDGPHSDLRRARAAALNIVPTSTGAAKAIGLVLPELKGKLDGYALRVPIPTGSATDLTVTVGRETTVEEVNAAVKAAAQGPLAGILTYTEDPIVSADIVTDPASCIFDSGLTKVIGDQVKVVGWYDNEWGYSNRLVDLVKLVGASL from the coding sequence GTGACCATCCGGGTTGGCATCAACGGCTTCGGCCGTATCGGCCGTAACTTCACGCGGGCGGTGCTCGCCTCCGGCGCGGACATCCAGATCGTCGCCTTCAACGACCTGGGTGACACCGCGACCACCGCGCACCTGCTCAAGTACGACAGCATCCTGGGCCGGCTGCCGCAGGAGGTGAAGGCCAGCGGTGACGAGATCACCGTCGGTGGCCACACCATCAAGGCGCTCGCCGAGCGGGACCCGGCCAAGCTGCCCTGGGGCGACCTCGGCGCCGACGTGGTGATCGAGTCGACCGGTTTCTTCACCGACGCCACCAAGGCCAAGGCGCACGTCGACGGCGGCGCCAAGAAGGTCATCATCTCGGCCCCGGCCAAGAACGAGGACTTCACCGTCGTGCTCGGTGTCAACGACGACAAGTACGACCCGGCCAACCACACGATCATCTCGAACGCCTCCTGCACCACCAACTGCCTCGCCCCGATGGCCAAGGTGCTGCAGGACACGTTCGGCATCGAGCGCGGTCTGATGACCACGATCCACGCGTACACCCAGGACCAGAACCTGCAGGACGGCCCGCACTCCGACCTGCGTCGGGCCCGTGCCGCCGCGCTGAACATCGTGCCGACCTCGACCGGTGCGGCCAAGGCGATCGGCCTGGTGCTGCCGGAGCTCAAGGGCAAGCTGGACGGCTACGCGCTACGGGTGCCGATCCCGACCGGCTCGGCCACCGACCTGACCGTCACCGTCGGCCGGGAGACCACTGTCGAAGAGGTCAACGCCGCGGTCAAGGCCGCCGCGCAGGGCCCCCTCGCCGGCATCCTCACCTACACCGAGGACCCGATCGTGTCGGCCGACATCGTCACCGACCCGGCGTCGTGCATCTTCGACTCCGGTCTGACCAAGGTGATCGGCGACCAGGTCAAGGTCGTCGGCTGGTACGACAACGAGTGGGGCTACTCCAACCGTCTGGTGGACCTGGTCAAGCTGGTGGGCGCGTCGCTGTGA
- the uvrC gene encoding excinuclease ABC subunit UvrC, protein MADPSSYRPAPGTIPDAPGVYRFRDPGGRVIYVGKAKSLRSRLNSYFGDLWQLHQRTQQMVTTAASVDWVTVGSEVEALQLEYLWIKEYDPRFNVRYRDDKSYPYLAVTLDEEFPRLQVMRGAKRKGVRYFGPYSHAWAIRETLDLLLRVFPARTCSAGVFRNAAQIGRPCLLGDIGKCSAPCVGRVDAAEHRGIVEEFCDFMAGRTDSMVRRLERDMRAASDALEFERAARLRDDVAALRKAMEKQTVVLGDGTDADVVAFAEDPLEAAVQVFHVRGGRVRGQRGWVVEKVEELTTADLVHHFCTQVYGAEQGETDVPRELLVPALPPDADALADWLTTRRGSRVSLRVPRRGDKRALMETVARNAGEALTRHKLRRSSDLTTRGQALEEIAEALALSAAPLRIECFDVSQIQGTDVVASLVVFEDGLPRKGEYRRFAVRGATDDLSAMSEVLRRRFARHRGAGEPARPDGPAGVDPETGRPRRFAYPPQLIVVDGGAPQVQAAALVLAELGVDDVALCGLAKRLEEVWLPNEEFPVILPRTSEGLYLLQRIRDEAHRFAITYHRQRRSKRMVASGLDQVPGLGEVRRKALLRHFGSVRKLAAASVDEIVEVPGIGRRTAETIVALLAGSSDNVANRP, encoded by the coding sequence ATGGCAGATCCGTCCAGCTACCGTCCCGCCCCCGGCACGATCCCGGACGCCCCGGGGGTCTACCGCTTCCGTGATCCCGGCGGCCGCGTCATCTACGTCGGCAAGGCCAAGAGCCTGCGGAGCCGGCTCAACTCGTACTTCGGCGACCTCTGGCAGCTGCACCAACGGACTCAGCAGATGGTGACCACCGCCGCGTCCGTCGACTGGGTGACCGTCGGCAGCGAGGTCGAGGCGCTGCAGCTCGAATACCTGTGGATCAAGGAGTACGACCCACGGTTCAACGTCCGCTACCGCGACGACAAGTCCTATCCCTACCTGGCCGTGACACTCGACGAGGAGTTCCCCCGGCTGCAGGTGATGCGCGGTGCCAAACGCAAAGGCGTGCGCTACTTCGGACCGTACTCGCACGCCTGGGCCATCCGGGAGACCCTCGACCTGCTGCTGCGGGTGTTCCCGGCCCGGACCTGCTCGGCCGGGGTGTTCCGCAACGCCGCCCAGATCGGCCGGCCGTGCCTGCTCGGTGACATCGGCAAGTGCTCGGCACCGTGCGTCGGCCGGGTCGACGCGGCCGAGCACCGGGGAATCGTCGAGGAGTTCTGCGACTTCATGGCCGGGCGCACCGACAGCATGGTGCGCCGGCTGGAACGCGACATGCGCGCAGCTTCGGACGCCCTGGAGTTCGAGCGGGCCGCCCGGCTGCGCGACGACGTGGCCGCCCTGCGCAAAGCCATGGAGAAACAGACCGTGGTGCTCGGCGACGGCACCGACGCCGACGTGGTCGCCTTCGCCGAGGATCCGCTCGAAGCGGCGGTGCAGGTGTTCCACGTCCGGGGAGGCCGGGTTCGGGGCCAACGCGGCTGGGTGGTGGAGAAGGTCGAGGAGTTGACCACGGCCGACCTCGTGCACCACTTCTGCACCCAGGTGTACGGTGCCGAGCAGGGCGAGACCGACGTTCCCCGCGAGCTGCTGGTGCCCGCGCTTCCGCCCGACGCCGACGCCCTCGCCGACTGGCTCACCACCCGCCGTGGCTCGCGGGTCAGCCTGCGGGTGCCGCGACGCGGCGACAAGCGGGCCCTGATGGAAACCGTCGCCCGCAACGCCGGCGAGGCGTTGACCCGGCACAAGCTGCGCCGGTCCAGCGACCTGACCACCCGTGGCCAGGCCCTCGAAGAGATCGCCGAGGCGCTGGCGCTGTCCGCCGCCCCGTTGCGGATCGAGTGTTTCGACGTCTCCCAGATCCAGGGCACCGACGTGGTGGCCAGTCTCGTGGTCTTCGAAGACGGCCTGCCGCGTAAGGGGGAGTACCGCCGGTTCGCCGTCCGGGGCGCGACCGACGACCTGTCCGCGATGAGCGAGGTGCTGCGCCGCCGGTTCGCCCGCCACCGTGGCGCGGGCGAGCCGGCCCGGCCGGACGGTCCCGCCGGCGTGGACCCGGAGACCGGGCGGCCGCGCCGGTTCGCGTACCCGCCGCAGTTGATCGTGGTGGACGGCGGCGCGCCGCAGGTGCAGGCCGCAGCGCTCGTCCTCGCGGAGCTGGGCGTCGACGACGTCGCGCTGTGCGGGCTGGCCAAGCGGCTGGAGGAGGTCTGGTTGCCCAACGAGGAGTTCCCGGTGATCCTGCCGCGCACCTCGGAAGGGCTCTACCTGCTGCAGCGGATCAGGGACGAGGCGCACCGGTTCGCCATCACCTACCACCGGCAGCGCCGGTCCAAGCGGATGGTCGCTTCCGGGTTGGACCAGGTGCCGGGCCTGGGCGAGGTCCGGCGTAAGGCGTTGCTGCGGCACTTCGGATCCGTCCGCAAACTCGCCGCCGCCAGCGTCGACGAGATCGTCGAGGTACCCGGGATCGGGCGGCGGACCGCGGAGACGATCGTCGCGCTGCTCGCCGGGTCGTCGGATAACGTCGCCAATCGCCCTTAG
- the yvcK gene encoding uridine diphosphate-N-acetylglucosamine-binding protein YvcK — protein MTALRVVAFGGGHGLAASLRALRHVTGQLELEITAVVTVGDDGGSSGRLRADRGALPPGDLRQALAALAGPGADDQLTAELFQHRFVPVPGEAPAGDRPDPLTGHAVGNLVLCGLMELLGDPVAALDHVGRLLGATGRVLPMSCEPVSIEADVRGGDPYRPTEVVTIRGQHAVAVTRGRVESVRLLPKTPGACSPAVRAVQTADWLIFGPGSWYTSVIPHLLVPDLAAAIVASPARRLVTLNLAAEKETLGLSVADHLAALSWYLPELRVDAVLADGKAVGDPEPVRRAAESLGACLTLAPLAVADGSPRHDPAALGAALVPVLGSAR, from the coding sequence GTGACGGCACTGCGGGTGGTGGCCTTCGGCGGCGGGCACGGCCTGGCGGCGTCGCTCCGCGCGCTGCGCCACGTGACCGGCCAGTTGGAGCTGGAGATCACCGCCGTGGTGACGGTCGGCGACGACGGCGGATCCAGCGGCCGGCTGCGGGCCGACCGGGGCGCGCTGCCCCCGGGTGACCTGCGCCAGGCCCTCGCCGCGCTGGCCGGCCCGGGGGCCGACGACCAGTTGACCGCCGAGCTGTTCCAGCACCGGTTCGTGCCGGTGCCCGGCGAGGCGCCGGCCGGCGACCGCCCCGATCCGCTGACCGGGCACGCCGTCGGCAACCTGGTGCTCTGCGGACTGATGGAACTTCTCGGTGACCCGGTGGCCGCCCTGGACCACGTCGGCCGGCTGCTCGGCGCGACCGGACGGGTGCTGCCGATGTCCTGCGAGCCGGTGTCGATCGAGGCCGACGTGCGTGGCGGTGACCCGTACCGGCCGACCGAGGTGGTCACCATCCGGGGGCAGCACGCCGTCGCGGTCACCCGGGGGCGGGTCGAATCGGTGCGGCTGCTGCCCAAGACGCCCGGCGCCTGCTCGCCGGCGGTCCGGGCCGTGCAGACCGCCGACTGGCTGATTTTCGGACCGGGGAGCTGGTACACGAGCGTGATTCCGCACCTGCTGGTGCCGGACCTCGCCGCCGCGATCGTGGCGAGCCCGGCCCGCCGGCTGGTGACCCTCAACCTCGCCGCCGAGAAGGAGACCCTCGGGTTGTCGGTCGCCGATCACCTCGCCGCGTTGAGCTGGTACCTGCCGGAACTGCGGGTCGACGCGGTTTTGGCGGACGGCAAGGCGGTCGGCGACCCCGAGCCGGTGAGGCGTGCGGCAGAATCGCTGGGTGCGTGTTTGACGCTCGCCCCGCTGGCGGTCGCCGACGGCAGCCCCCGGCACGATCCCGCCGCGCTGGGGGCAGCCCTGGTGCCTGTCCTGGGTTCCGCTCGTTAA
- a CDS encoding phosphoglycerate kinase → MSQVSTLDDLLAEGVSGRRVLLRADLNVPFAKDDLGVIADDGRIRAVLPTLTALRDAGAAVVVCSHLGRPKGAPDPKYTLAPVAARLGELLGTPVAFATDTVGESARATVADLAAGQVALLENLRFNPGETSKDADERGAFADQLAAFADAYVDDAFGAVHRKHASVYDVPARLPHVAGKLVHREVEVLGKLTGAPERPYVVVLGGSKVSDKLAVIEALLPTVDKLLVGGGMCFTFLKAQGHEVGKSLLETEMVDTCRELLERGAGKIVLPVDVVAATAFAADADHDVVDAAAIPADRLGLDIGPRSVAAFAEALAGARTVFWNGPMGVFELAPFAAGTRGVAEAITKVDGFTVVGGGDSAAAVRTLGLDESAFGHISTGGGASLEYLEGKTLPGIAALEK, encoded by the coding sequence GTGAGCCAGGTATCCACTCTCGACGATCTGCTCGCCGAGGGTGTGTCGGGTCGGCGCGTGCTGCTGCGCGCCGACCTGAACGTCCCCTTCGCGAAGGACGACCTGGGGGTCATCGCCGACGACGGCCGGATCCGGGCGGTGCTGCCCACCTTGACCGCGCTGCGTGACGCCGGCGCGGCCGTGGTGGTCTGCTCCCACCTGGGCCGCCCCAAGGGCGCCCCGGACCCGAAGTACACCCTCGCCCCGGTCGCCGCCCGGCTCGGTGAGCTGCTCGGCACGCCGGTCGCGTTCGCCACCGACACCGTCGGCGAGTCGGCGCGGGCCACCGTCGCCGACCTGGCCGCCGGCCAGGTCGCGCTGCTGGAGAACCTTCGCTTCAACCCGGGGGAGACCAGCAAGGACGCCGACGAGCGGGGCGCGTTCGCCGACCAGTTGGCGGCGTTCGCCGACGCCTACGTCGACGACGCGTTCGGCGCCGTGCACCGCAAGCACGCCAGCGTGTACGACGTACCGGCGCGGCTGCCGCACGTGGCCGGCAAGCTGGTGCACCGCGAGGTCGAGGTGCTCGGCAAGCTGACCGGCGCGCCGGAGCGGCCGTACGTGGTGGTGCTCGGCGGGTCGAAGGTCTCCGACAAGCTCGCCGTCATCGAGGCGCTGCTGCCCACGGTCGACAAGCTGCTGGTCGGCGGCGGCATGTGTTTCACCTTCCTCAAGGCCCAGGGCCACGAGGTCGGCAAGTCGCTGCTGGAGACCGAGATGGTCGACACCTGCCGTGAGCTGCTGGAGCGCGGCGCCGGCAAGATCGTGCTGCCGGTCGACGTGGTGGCCGCCACCGCGTTCGCCGCCGACGCCGACCACGACGTGGTCGACGCCGCCGCGATCCCCGCCGACCGGCTCGGCCTGGACATCGGCCCGCGCAGCGTCGCCGCGTTCGCCGAAGCCCTCGCCGGAGCGCGGACGGTGTTCTGGAACGGCCCGATGGGCGTGTTCGAGCTGGCACCGTTCGCCGCCGGCACCCGGGGCGTCGCCGAGGCGATCACCAAGGTCGACGGCTTCACTGTCGTCGGCGGCGGCGACTCGGCGGCCGCCGTCCGCACCCTCGGTCTCGACGAGTCCGCCTTCGGGCACATCTCGACCGGCGGGGGCGCCTCGCTGGAGTACCTGGAGGGCAAGACCCTTCCCGGCATCGCCGCCTTGGAGAAGTGA
- a CDS encoding Rieske (2Fe-2S) protein, with protein MTEHQTTTDPRMTSRRHVLLGVGGVGATVALAACGTDTDDASETPNTPIDGGATTGGATGGTTDGDASALTTTSEVPVGGGVIFAAQGVVVTQPTEGEFKAFSNICTHQQCPVANLDGGTINCTCHFSAFSISDGSVVSGPAPAPLEEKSVTVDGENISVA; from the coding sequence ATGACTGAGCACCAGACGACGACCGATCCCCGGATGACCAGCCGCCGCCATGTGCTGCTCGGCGTGGGCGGGGTCGGGGCGACCGTCGCGTTGGCCGCCTGCGGCACCGACACCGACGACGCTTCGGAGACCCCGAATACGCCGATCGACGGCGGTGCGACGACCGGCGGTGCGACGGGCGGTACCACCGACGGCGACGCGTCGGCGTTGACCACCACCAGCGAGGTGCCGGTCGGTGGCGGCGTGATCTTCGCCGCGCAGGGTGTCGTGGTGACCCAGCCCACCGAAGGCGAGTTCAAGGCCTTCAGCAACATCTGTACGCACCAGCAGTGCCCGGTCGCCAATCTCGACGGTGGGACCATCAACTGCACCTGCCACTTCAGCGCCTTCTCCATCTCCGACGGCTCGGTCGTCTCCGGACCGGCACCGGCACCACTGGAGGAGAAGTCGGTCACCGTCGACGGCGAGAACATCTCGGTGGCCTGA